The proteins below are encoded in one region of Desulfuromonadales bacterium:
- a CDS encoding DUF3422 domain-containing protein, translating to MPDYFCLPFSTHPLRDSLYDELHARPFHMVSTPQQISHLAFKAQPQELDTAFALLGDLCRRYSVNPPAPDAPFYQQDFGEFTVRWERHMEFFSMTFLRPHAPEGEPFEHPVSELLPGDWMASLPGQAVAAFHLLVDGGALDVEPASLARCFEGQRLIASQPRNGQAFLCTAFKLHSDGFGRFLIQNRGLSDYQTGRLVQRVIEIETYRLLAQLSLPLAKRIAPELTGMDQELAEMLGQLCSLEEGEETESKRALLERLSLLSARLETWRAETNYRFGATSAYHDLVITRLQNIHEEPVEGYLTVTEFMTRRLTPGLRTCQSVQTWMEDLSRRIERAGDLMRTRVNLTLQEQNRSLLAAMNRRGRLQFRLQETVEGLSVAAISYYLVGLLGYMLNGLPLEAWKLNKGVVLALLVPFVVVGTWWLIQRLKHRLIKEPLERELG from the coding sequence ATGCCCGACTATTTCTGCCTCCCCTTCTCCACCCATCCGTTGCGCGACTCGCTTTACGACGAACTGCATGCCCGGCCCTTCCATATGGTCTCCACACCGCAGCAGATTTCCCACCTCGCCTTCAAGGCCCAACCCCAGGAGCTGGACACGGCCTTCGCTCTGCTGGGCGATCTCTGCCGCCGCTACAGCGTCAACCCGCCGGCTCCGGACGCGCCCTTTTATCAGCAGGACTTCGGCGAGTTCACCGTCCGCTGGGAGCGGCACATGGAATTCTTTTCCATGACCTTTCTGCGTCCGCACGCGCCCGAAGGCGAACCCTTCGAGCATCCGGTCAGCGAACTGCTCCCGGGGGACTGGATGGCCTCCCTGCCCGGCCAGGCCGTGGCGGCATTTCACCTGCTCGTCGATGGCGGCGCGCTGGACGTGGAGCCGGCGTCTCTGGCCCGCTGCTTCGAAGGACAGCGGCTCATCGCCAGCCAGCCCAGGAACGGCCAGGCCTTTTTGTGTACCGCCTTCAAACTGCACAGTGACGGCTTCGGCCGTTTCCTGATCCAGAACCGGGGGCTTTCGGACTACCAGACGGGGCGGCTGGTCCAGCGCGTCATCGAGATCGAGACCTACCGTCTCCTCGCCCAGCTTTCCCTCCCCCTGGCCAAACGCATCGCTCCGGAGTTGACCGGGATGGACCAGGAACTGGCGGAAATGCTCGGCCAACTCTGCAGTCTCGAGGAGGGTGAAGAGACCGAGAGCAAACGCGCCCTGCTCGAACGACTCTCCCTGCTCTCGGCCAGGCTCGAAACCTGGCGTGCCGAGACCAACTACCGCTTCGGCGCCACCAGCGCCTATCACGACCTGGTGATCACCCGGCTGCAGAACATTCACGAAGAGCCGGTGGAGGGGTACCTGACCGTGACCGAGTTCATGACCCGCCGGCTCACCCCCGGTTTGCGCACCTGTCAGTCGGTGCAAACCTGGATGGAGGACCTCTCCCGGCGCATCGAGCGGGCCGGCGACCTGATGCGGACGCGGGTCAACCTGACCCTGCAGGAGCAGAACCGCAGCCTGCTGGCGGCCATGAACCGGCGGGGGCGCCTGCAGTTCCGGCTGCAGGAGACCGTCGAGGGGCTCTCGGTGGCGGCGATCAGCTACTACCTGGTGGGATTGCTCGGCTACATGCTGAATGGGCTGCCGCTGGAGGCGTGGAAGCTTAACAAGGGGGTTGTTCTGGCCCTGCTGGTCCCCTTCGTGGTGGTCGGGACCTGGTGGCTCATCCAGCGCCTCAAGCATCGGCTGATCAAGGAGCCGCTGGAG
- a CDS encoding bacteriohemerythrin, with protein sequence MSFHWTESLAVGHRTIDDQHRELIDRFRDLLLACKAGKGKEKVVELFGFLDAYVVSHFRAEEQLMAAHGYPGLLEHKSQHAWLVGKLADLHNTLLADGPSFHLVVEANQTLLNWIVEHIRSTDVRFGKYLQGRN encoded by the coding sequence ATGTCGTTTCACTGGACGGAAAGTCTCGCGGTCGGGCACCGCACCATCGACGATCAGCACCGGGAGTTGATCGACCGTTTCCGTGATCTGCTGCTGGCTTGCAAGGCAGGGAAGGGGAAGGAAAAGGTGGTCGAGCTCTTCGGTTTTCTCGACGCCTACGTCGTCTCCCACTTCCGAGCCGAGGAACAACTGATGGCCGCTCACGGCTATCCCGGCCTGCTCGAGCACAAGAGCCAGCATGCCTGGCTGGTGGGAAAGCTCGCCGACCTGCACAATACCTTGCTCGCCGACGGCCCTTCGTTTCACCTGGTGGTCGAGGCCAATCAGACCCTGCTCAACTGGATCGTCGAGCATATCCGCAGCACCGATGTCCGCTTCGGGAAATATCTGCAGGGACGGAACTGA
- a CDS encoding acyl-CoA dehydratase activase, with translation MSNALGICLGASTVSVALRTAGEIRFSRLPHDGKVARVLDEVLAAHRSARLGITGRKFRKFLAVPTVSEPEAIELAFASVRDRYPATDCILSAGGETFIAYVLDAGGRIKTIHTGNKCASGTGEFFLQQITRMGLGIDAALELAASAATYPVAGRCSVFCKSDCTHALNKGVAKGPVVAGLCQMMAGKMVELLHKSEASRVAIVGGVSRNPVVMDFVRQSFPNIYVPQEAPGFEALGALLWAEQRGERLSGEKTLYTATHRSFGLLPELHRGLDRVSFKAAPRGEFYRGDYLVGLDVGSTTTKAVLVRTDNQAIVAGTYLRTDGDPVGASRECYRQLLAQVPAGHKPVIVGLGVTGSGRQIAGLHALTGGVVNEIVAHAAAAVHFDPAVETIFEIGGQDAKYTWITNRVPSDYAMNEACSAGTGSFLEEACRESLGIGTEEIAGIALRAETAPNFSDQCAAFISSDIKTAVQEGVGREEIAAGLVYSVCQNYLNRVKGNRPVGKKIFMQGGVCYNRAVPAAMAELCGQQIVVPPEPGLMGAFGAALEVQRRLESGLLERQSFDLAQLAARQVEYRDPFVCRGDAGSCDRKCSIARIVIDGRTYPFGGACDRYYNLRRTGGAEIGGEDLVSLRERLVFDRYAPAPAGEGGRSIGLLPSLLTHTLYPLYAHFFTALGLRVVRVEEPDPAGMEAAGAAFCYPALLSHGLLGSLLQQEVDHIFLPHVKNAALAPAGGNQPNCTCPFVQGEPYYLKATFHRDLAPKLLTAVLDFQDQPALRQAFVRIGRQLGFARREAIRAFETGWQALAAMRREMQEIGRRYLESLTPEETGIVLFGRAYNAFSRQGNMGIPHKFASRGYRIIPHDFLPAGEAEEGALRWMFWTSGRDILRTAEQVRRQPNLFGVYVTNFSCGPDSFLVGHFRDLMGEKPSLMLELDAHTADAGIDTRIEAFLDVVAGYRQLAREEVAPAGFTPARVTVRGGRPWVETGNGRRLPLTDPKVRLLVPSMGDASSRGVAAAFRYAGINAVAAEPPGREELRLGKGVATCKECLPLLLTAGTLRKYLREVHRPDEVLVYFMVNSDGPCRLGQYRPFFDSYVRKNRLDNVAMLSLSCENGYAGISTTFTRRAWQALCIADGLDDVQATMLALAVDPQGALSLLQTARERIFASLARDSRERLLAVLAEEMGKLAGVARKGTLDDAPKVTIVGEIYVRNDDFSRQHLVERLAAQGIVVHTAPVTEWLHYSDYCVTRGLTSRTGLADRLTTRLQRVFKERDETAIQKCFSLSGFYEPHRSDMHALVPGSSRLIDPSLVTEATLTVASTLVELGDVTHGVISIGPFGCMPNRIAEAILGGRLAAEKPNFSPHNGEFWGAEGANLPLPFLAIETDGNAFPQVVEARLESFVLGVRRLKAELAALRSGDNRQDGEKKGRTACFAAPPRLQPAAAEAAATSLHACRRREK, from the coding sequence ATGAGTAATGCATTAGGCATCTGCCTGGGTGCCAGTACGGTCAGCGTGGCGCTGCGCACCGCCGGGGAAATCCGGTTTTCCCGTCTGCCGCATGACGGAAAGGTGGCCCGTGTCCTGGATGAGGTCCTGGCGGCGCACCGTTCTGCCCGACTGGGGATCACCGGCCGCAAGTTCAGGAAATTTCTCGCGGTGCCGACGGTTTCCGAGCCGGAGGCCATCGAACTCGCCTTCGCTTCCGTCAGGGACCGCTATCCGGCAACCGACTGTATTCTTTCGGCCGGCGGCGAGACCTTCATCGCCTATGTCCTCGATGCCGGTGGCCGGATCAAGACGATTCATACGGGAAACAAATGCGCTTCGGGAACGGGGGAGTTCTTTCTGCAGCAGATCACCCGGATGGGACTCGGCATCGATGCGGCTCTCGAACTGGCCGCGTCGGCCGCCACCTACCCGGTGGCCGGCCGCTGCTCGGTCTTCTGCAAGAGCGACTGCACCCACGCCCTGAACAAGGGGGTCGCCAAGGGGCCGGTAGTGGCCGGCCTTTGCCAGATGATGGCCGGCAAAATGGTCGAACTCCTGCACAAGTCGGAGGCCAGCCGGGTGGCGATCGTCGGCGGTGTCAGCCGTAATCCGGTGGTCATGGACTTCGTCCGGCAGTCCTTCCCGAATATCTATGTGCCGCAGGAGGCGCCCGGCTTCGAGGCTCTCGGCGCCCTGCTCTGGGCCGAACAGCGGGGAGAGCGGCTCAGCGGGGAGAAGACACTCTATACGGCGACGCACCGCTCTTTCGGCTTGCTGCCGGAGCTGCACCGGGGGCTCGACCGGGTTTCGTTCAAGGCGGCGCCGAGGGGGGAATTTTACCGGGGCGACTACCTGGTCGGTCTCGACGTGGGCAGCACCACCACTAAGGCGGTTCTGGTCCGCACCGACAACCAGGCGATCGTCGCCGGCACCTACCTGCGCACCGATGGCGACCCGGTCGGGGCGAGCCGCGAGTGCTACCGGCAGCTGCTCGCCCAGGTGCCCGCCGGCCATAAACCCGTCATCGTCGGCCTGGGCGTTACCGGCAGTGGTCGGCAGATCGCCGGGCTGCACGCCCTGACCGGCGGGGTAGTCAACGAGATCGTCGCCCACGCCGCGGCGGCGGTTCATTTCGACCCGGCGGTCGAAACCATCTTCGAAATCGGCGGTCAGGACGCCAAGTACACCTGGATCACCAACCGGGTCCCCAGCGACTATGCCATGAACGAGGCGTGCAGCGCCGGGACCGGCTCGTTTCTCGAGGAAGCCTGCCGGGAGTCGCTCGGCATCGGCACCGAGGAGATCGCCGGCATCGCCCTGCGAGCCGAAACGGCACCGAATTTCAGCGACCAGTGCGCCGCCTTCATCAGCAGCGACATCAAGACGGCGGTGCAGGAAGGGGTCGGCCGGGAGGAGATCGCCGCCGGGCTGGTCTACTCGGTCTGCCAGAACTACCTCAACCGGGTCAAGGGAAACCGGCCGGTGGGGAAAAAGATCTTCATGCAGGGGGGCGTCTGCTACAACCGGGCGGTACCGGCGGCCATGGCCGAGCTCTGCGGCCAGCAGATCGTCGTGCCGCCGGAGCCGGGACTGATGGGCGCCTTCGGCGCGGCGCTGGAGGTGCAGCGCCGGCTTGAAAGCGGCCTGCTGGAAAGGCAGAGTTTCGACCTGGCGCAGTTGGCCGCACGGCAGGTCGAGTATCGCGACCCCTTCGTCTGCCGGGGCGACGCCGGCAGCTGTGACCGCAAGTGCAGCATCGCCAGGATCGTCATCGACGGCCGCACCTACCCCTTCGGGGGTGCCTGCGACCGCTATTACAACCTGCGGCGAACCGGCGGAGCCGAGATCGGCGGGGAGGACCTGGTCTCGCTGCGCGAGCGCCTGGTCTTCGACCGCTACGCGCCTGCGCCCGCCGGCGAAGGGGGACGGTCGATCGGGCTGCTGCCGTCCCTGCTCACCCACACCCTCTATCCCCTTTATGCCCACTTCTTCACCGCACTCGGCCTGCGGGTCGTGCGGGTGGAGGAGCCCGACCCGGCCGGCATGGAGGCGGCCGGCGCCGCGTTCTGCTACCCGGCCCTGCTCAGCCACGGGCTGCTCGGCAGCCTGCTGCAGCAGGAGGTCGATCATATCTTCCTGCCGCATGTGAAAAATGCCGCCCTCGCGCCGGCCGGCGGTAACCAGCCCAACTGCACCTGCCCCTTCGTCCAGGGCGAGCCCTATTATCTCAAGGCCACCTTCCACCGGGACCTGGCGCCGAAGCTGCTGACGGCGGTGCTCGATTTCCAGGACCAGCCCGCGCTGCGGCAGGCCTTTGTCAGGATTGGCCGACAGCTCGGCTTCGCCCGCCGGGAGGCGATCCGCGCCTTCGAGACGGGGTGGCAGGCCCTGGCCGCCATGCGCCGGGAAATGCAGGAGATCGGCCGCCGCTATCTGGAGAGCCTGACTCCGGAAGAGACCGGCATCGTCCTCTTCGGCCGCGCCTACAACGCCTTCAGCCGGCAGGGGAACATGGGAATTCCGCACAAGTTCGCCAGCCGCGGCTACCGGATCATCCCTCACGATTTCCTGCCCGCCGGCGAGGCGGAAGAGGGGGCGCTGCGCTGGATGTTCTGGACCTCGGGGCGGGATATCCTGCGGACCGCCGAGCAGGTACGCCGACAGCCGAACCTGTTCGGCGTCTACGTCACCAACTTCAGCTGCGGACCGGACTCCTTTCTCGTCGGCCATTTCCGCGACCTGATGGGTGAGAAACCCTCCCTGATGCTCGAACTCGACGCCCATACGGCCGATGCCGGCATCGACACCCGGATCGAGGCCTTTCTCGACGTGGTCGCCGGCTACCGGCAGCTGGCCCGGGAGGAAGTCGCTCCGGCCGGCTTTACCCCCGCCCGGGTAACCGTCAGGGGGGGGCGCCCCTGGGTTGAAACCGGCAACGGCCGGCGCCTGCCGCTCACCGACCCGAAGGTGCGCCTGCTGGTCCCATCCATGGGAGACGCCAGTTCCCGGGGCGTCGCGGCGGCATTTCGCTATGCCGGCATCAACGCTGTCGCCGCCGAGCCCCCCGGCCGGGAGGAGTTGCGCCTCGGCAAGGGGGTCGCCACCTGCAAGGAATGCCTGCCCCTGCTGCTCACCGCCGGCACCCTGCGGAAATATCTGCGGGAGGTGCATCGACCGGACGAGGTCCTGGTCTATTTCATGGTCAATTCCGACGGCCCCTGCCGGCTCGGCCAATACCGCCCGTTTTTCGACAGTTACGTACGCAAAAACCGTCTTGACAATGTCGCCATGCTCTCGCTGAGTTGCGAGAACGGGTATGCCGGCATCTCGACCACTTTCACCCGCCGGGCCTGGCAGGCGCTCTGTATCGCCGACGGGCTGGACGACGTGCAAGCCACCATGCTTGCCCTGGCGGTGGACCCGCAGGGGGCGCTGAGCCTGCTGCAGACGGCCAGGGAGAGAATCTTCGCGAGCCTGGCGAGAGACAGCCGGGAGCGGCTGCTGGCGGTGCTGGCCGAGGAAATGGGCAAACTGGCGGGGGTTGCAAGGAAGGGCACGCTGGATGATGCGCCGAAGGTCACCATCGTCGGCGAAATCTACGTTCGCAACGATGACTTCTCCCGGCAGCACCTCGTTGAGCGACTGGCGGCGCAGGGGATTGTGGTACACACCGCGCCGGTCACCGAATGGCTCCACTACAGCGACTACTGTGTGACCCGAGGTCTCACCAGCCGGACCGGCCTGGCCGACCGCCTGACGACGCGCTTGCAGCGAGTCTTCAAGGAGCGGGACGAGACGGCGATCCAGAAGTGCTTCTCCCTCTCCGGTTTCTATGAACCGCACCGGTCCGACATGCACGCCCTGGTCCCCGGCAGCAGCCGGCTGATCGACCCCTCGCTGGTGACCGAGGCGACGTTGACCGTCGCCAGCACCCTGGTCGAGTTGGGCGACGTGACGCACGGTGTGATCAGCATCGGCCCCTTCGGCTGCATGCCAAATCGCATCGCCGAGGCGATCCTCGGCGGCCGCCTGGCGGCGGAGAAGCCGAACTTCTCGCCGCACAACGGCGAGTTCTGGGGGGCCGAAGGGGCTAACCTCCCCCTGCCGTTTCTGGCCATCGAGACTGATGGCAATGCCTTCCCGCAGGTGGTGGAGGCACGGCTGGAGAGCTTTGTCCTGGGCGTGCGACGATTAAAGGCTGAACTGGCGGCACTGCGGTCCGGCGACAACCGGCAGGATGGGGAAAAGAAAGGGCGGACCGCGTGCTTTGCGGCCCCGCCGCGGCTGCAGCCGGCCGCGGCAGAGGCGGCCGCGACCTCGCTCCATGCGTGTCGAAGGCGGGAAAAGTAG
- a CDS encoding ferritin family protein yields the protein MSDKLEVQAALKEAIQTEKAAMDFYRFGAEKMADDRAREVFELLAREERQHAQMFYNAYQGRDLPYFEDYIASPPDTDSKWWKALQEASLSGFDERKALELAIDQEEALEEQLRRIAARVNDPEIRAIYEANARSTHHHAELIGEQYREMLGMSR from the coding sequence ATGAGCGACAAGCTGGAGGTACAGGCCGCCCTCAAAGAGGCAATCCAGACCGAAAAGGCCGCCATGGATTTCTATCGGTTCGGCGCCGAAAAGATGGCCGACGACAGGGCGCGCGAGGTTTTCGAGCTGCTCGCCCGGGAAGAGCGGCAGCACGCCCAGATGTTCTACAACGCCTACCAGGGAAGGGATCTTCCCTATTTCGAGGATTACATCGCCTCCCCGCCCGATACCGATTCGAAATGGTGGAAGGCCCTGCAGGAGGCGAGCCTGTCCGGGTTTGACGAGCGCAAGGCGCTGGAGCTGGCCATCGACCAGGAAGAGGCGCTGGAGGAGCAGTTGAGACGGATCGCCGCCAGAGTCAATGACCCCGAAATTCGGGCCATCTACGAGGCCAATGCCAGGTCGACCCATCACCATGCCGAGCTGATCGGGGAGCAGTACCGGGAGATGCTGGGCATGTCCCGGTAG
- a CDS encoding O-acetyl-ADP-ribose deacetylase, which produces MNEARMEIVQGDITKMAVDAIVNAANSSLLGGGGVDGAIHRAAGPQLLAECRGHGGCPTGEARITRGYDLPAKYVIHTVGPVWHGGDRGEKELLSSCYRNSLRLAAEYGIETIAFPSISTGVYRFPIDRACRIALHEVRAFLVKASSLRKVFFVCFSESDARIYRQALQEPEAD; this is translated from the coding sequence ATGAACGAAGCAAGGATGGAGATCGTCCAGGGGGATATCACCAAAATGGCGGTCGACGCCATCGTCAACGCCGCCAACAGCTCACTGCTCGGCGGCGGGGGCGTCGACGGGGCGATTCACCGGGCGGCCGGGCCGCAACTGCTTGCGGAGTGCCGCGGCCACGGTGGCTGTCCGACCGGCGAGGCGAGGATCACCCGGGGGTATGACCTGCCGGCGAAATACGTCATTCATACCGTCGGTCCGGTCTGGCATGGCGGCGACCGGGGCGAGAAGGAACTGCTGTCCAGTTGCTACCGCAACAGCCTTCGCCTGGCGGCGGAATACGGGATCGAAACGATCGCCTTCCCCTCGATCAGCACCGGCGTCTACCGCTTTCCCATCGACCGGGCCTGCCGCATCGCCCTGCACGAGGTCCGGGCGTTTCTGGTGAAAGCGTCGTCGCTGCGCAAGGTCTTCTTCGTCTGTTTTTCGGAAAGCGACGCCCGGATCTACCGGCAAGCACTGCAGGAACCGGAGGCGGATTAG